In the genome of Chryseobacterium arthrosphaerae, one region contains:
- the ilvE gene encoding branched-chain-amino-acid transaminase: protein MYYNDDTIIYFDGNFMKAKEAGTDLYGQSLHYGYSVFEGIKSYRTENGTAIFKAKEHYERLKRSAELMHIPFDYSVEQLTELTYELLERNGFTDAYIRPLVTCSPNMSLSKGKQSYLSLLAWEWNNGYLADKMKIMTSDFQRPNPKAFKVEAKVGGHYVNSILACQDAKDKGYDEALVLDENGNVAESSGANVFYEKDGMLFTPAKGSILPGITRQTVFEICNELSIPVKEEFFSPEEMRGADAGFFCGTAAEIVALDSLDDVPFTKNWDDTASALVQQAYQKRVRVLSL, encoded by the coding sequence ATGTATTACAACGACGACACGATCATCTATTTTGACGGAAACTTTATGAAAGCAAAAGAAGCGGGAACTGATCTTTACGGGCAGTCACTCCACTACGGATACTCTGTGTTTGAAGGCATTAAATCCTACCGCACAGAAAACGGAACAGCAATCTTTAAAGCAAAAGAACATTATGAAAGACTCAAAAGATCAGCAGAACTGATGCATATCCCTTTCGATTACTCCGTAGAACAGCTTACAGAACTTACGTATGAGCTTTTGGAACGAAACGGATTCACAGATGCCTATATCCGACCGTTGGTGACCTGCTCCCCGAATATGTCTCTGTCAAAAGGAAAACAGTCTTATCTCTCCCTGTTGGCCTGGGAATGGAATAACGGATATCTCGCCGATAAAATGAAGATCATGACTTCAGACTTTCAGCGGCCCAACCCTAAAGCCTTCAAGGTAGAAGCCAAAGTAGGCGGGCACTATGTCAATTCCATTCTGGCTTGTCAGGATGCTAAAGATAAAGGATATGACGAAGCCCTTGTTCTGGATGAAAACGGAAATGTAGCTGAAAGTTCGGGAGCCAATGTATTCTACGAAAAAGACGGAATGCTGTTTACCCCTGCAAAAGGAAGCATTCTTCCCGGAATCACGAGGCAGACGGTCTTTGAGATCTGTAACGAGCTGAGTATTCCAGTAAAAGAAGAGTTCTTTTCACCGGAAGAAATGAGAGGGGCCGATGCAGGATTTTTCTGCGGAACAGCCGCTGAGATCGTTGCCCTGGATTCTCTTGATGATGTTCCTTTTACCAAAAACTGGGATGATACCGCAAGTGCTCTTGTACAGCAGGCTTATCAGAAAAGAGTAAGAGTTTTGTCATTGTAA
- the ilvB gene encoding biosynthetic-type acetolactate synthase large subunit, producing MEHLNRSNETELSGSRIILEAFIQEGVKTVFGYPGGAIIPIYDALYDYKEQLEHILVRHEQAAVHAAQGLARVSGEVGVVLATSGPGATNLVTGLADALLDNTPLVCITGQVFEHLLGTDAFQEIDVMNITSPVTKWNYQVTDAHELPEVLAKAFYIAKSGRPGPVLIDVTKNAQLQHILFRGYSPCYSLRSYNPDPKPDMENIEKAAALINYAEKPFVIAGQGIMLGKAEKEFLNFAEKSGIPVAWTVLGMSAIPTGHPQAVGMVGMHGNYGPNVLTNECDVLIAVGMRFDDRVTGKLDQYAKQAKIVHLDIDRAEIDKNVKADIPVLGNCKETLPLLTDLIEKRDHSGWHKKFTYCFEIEDSTLIRKELYPLEGEITMGEVIRRLNDITDGEAVIVTDVGQHQMATCRYSSFKHSRTNVTSGGLGTMGFCLPAAIGASYAETGRKVIAVMGDGGAQMNIQELGTIMQYRPDVKILILNNCYLGMVRQWQELFHEERYSSVDIQSPDFVQVAKGYGIEGCRVSEREDLDTALHRMLDHKGAFLLEVMTGKEHNVFPMIPQGKSVSEIVLNNKL from the coding sequence ATGGAGCATTTAAACAGATCTAATGAAACAGAACTTAGCGGAAGCCGGATCATTCTGGAAGCTTTTATTCAGGAAGGTGTAAAAACGGTTTTCGGGTATCCGGGAGGAGCCATCATTCCCATTTATGATGCATTGTATGACTATAAGGAGCAGCTGGAACATATTCTGGTCCGCCATGAGCAGGCAGCAGTACACGCTGCACAAGGACTTGCGAGAGTTTCGGGCGAAGTAGGCGTTGTACTGGCAACCAGCGGGCCGGGAGCAACCAATCTGGTAACAGGTCTTGCAGATGCCTTACTGGACAATACCCCTTTGGTATGCATCACAGGTCAGGTCTTTGAGCACCTTTTGGGTACCGATGCCTTTCAGGAGATTGATGTGATGAATATTACAAGCCCTGTCACCAAATGGAATTACCAGGTTACAGATGCCCATGAGCTTCCCGAAGTGCTGGCAAAAGCGTTCTACATTGCAAAATCAGGACGTCCGGGACCTGTGCTTATTGATGTTACCAAAAATGCCCAGTTACAGCATATTCTGTTCAGAGGATATTCCCCATGCTACTCATTAAGGAGCTATAATCCCGATCCCAAACCTGATATGGAAAATATCGAAAAAGCCGCCGCTCTGATTAATTATGCAGAGAAACCTTTTGTGATTGCCGGACAGGGAATTATGCTGGGAAAAGCAGAAAAAGAGTTTTTGAATTTTGCCGAGAAATCAGGAATTCCGGTTGCCTGGACGGTTTTAGGAATGAGTGCCATTCCTACCGGTCATCCGCAAGCCGTAGGAATGGTAGGAATGCATGGAAATTACGGACCGAATGTTCTTACCAATGAATGTGATGTCCTGATTGCTGTCGGGATGCGCTTTGATGACAGGGTGACAGGAAAGCTGGACCAGTATGCGAAGCAGGCAAAAATCGTTCACCTGGATATTGACAGGGCAGAGATTGATAAAAACGTAAAGGCAGATATTCCGGTACTGGGAAACTGTAAAGAAACGCTTCCGCTCCTTACGGATTTGATTGAGAAAAGAGATCACTCCGGATGGCATAAGAAGTTTACCTACTGTTTCGAAATTGAAGACAGCACGCTCATCAGGAAAGAATTATATCCGCTGGAAGGAGAAATTACAATGGGTGAAGTGATCCGGCGCCTTAATGATATCACAGACGGGGAAGCCGTGATTGTAACGGATGTAGGCCAGCACCAGATGGCTACCTGCAGGTATTCAAGCTTCAAACATTCCCGAACCAATGTGACAAGCGGCGGATTAGGTACAATGGGATTCTGTCTTCCGGCAGCAATAGGAGCCTCGTATGCGGAAACCGGCCGTAAAGTGATTGCTGTAATGGGTGATGGAGGAGCGCAGATGAATATACAGGAGCTGGGAACCATTATGCAGTACCGTCCCGATGTTAAGATCTTGATTCTCAACAATTGTTATCTGGGCATGGTAAGGCAATGGCAGGAACTGTTCCACGAGGAAAGATATTCGTCTGTAGATATTCAGAGTCCGGATTTTGTACAGGTAGCTAAAGGATATGGAATTGAAGGATGCAGGGTATCCGAACGGGAAGATCTTGACACTGCCCTGCACAGAATGCTGGATCATAAAGGAGCTTTTCTTCTTGAGGTGATGACCGGAAAAGAGCATAATGTATTTCCCATGATCCCACAGGGGAAAAGTGTTTCAGAGATTGTGCTGAATAATAAATTGTAA
- the ilvA gene encoding threonine ammonia-lyase IlvA has translation MMKEEIGSSVLEEVCKAEERLKNVVVKTPLAVNNNLSAVYGANISFKREDLQQVRSYKIRGAYNKMATMSPESLAKGVVCASAGNHAQGVAFACSRMKVNGTIFMPLPTPGQKLEQVKMFGGSYIDVVLYGDTFDEAKNAALRFCDQHDGVFIHPFDDPAIIAGQATVGMEILEQSDEPVDFLFVPVGGGGLAAGVCSVFEKLSPHTKIIGVEPSAAASMKKAMEKGKPVLLEKISRFVDGAAVQQVGAITFELCKNALFDMVTVDEGLVCETILSLYNKDAIVAEPAGALSVAALEKYRDEIKGKNVVCIISGSNNDITRMEEIKEKALLYAGLKHYFLVRFPQRPGALKTFVMEVLGPDDDITYFEYTQKNSKEKGIAVVGIALKQNRDFSPLISKMKQYDFFVNYLNNDPSLMNLLI, from the coding sequence ATGATGAAAGAAGAAATAGGCTCTTCTGTACTGGAAGAGGTCTGTAAAGCTGAGGAAAGACTTAAAAATGTTGTTGTTAAAACACCTTTAGCCGTCAACAATAATCTTTCGGCTGTTTACGGAGCCAACATAAGCTTTAAAAGAGAAGATCTTCAGCAGGTAAGATCATACAAAATCAGAGGTGCTTATAATAAAATGGCAACGATGTCTCCGGAAAGCCTTGCGAAAGGAGTGGTTTGTGCAAGTGCAGGAAATCACGCCCAGGGAGTAGCTTTTGCATGCAGCAGGATGAAAGTGAATGGAACGATTTTCATGCCTTTGCCTACTCCCGGGCAGAAGCTGGAACAGGTAAAGATGTTCGGAGGAAGCTATATTGATGTAGTGCTGTATGGAGATACCTTTGATGAAGCAAAAAATGCCGCATTGAGGTTTTGTGATCAGCATGACGGAGTATTCATTCATCCGTTTGACGATCCTGCGATCATTGCAGGTCAGGCAACGGTAGGAATGGAAATCCTTGAACAGTCGGATGAACCTGTAGATTTTCTTTTTGTTCCCGTTGGAGGCGGAGGATTAGCGGCCGGAGTCTGTTCTGTGTTTGAAAAGCTTTCTCCGCACACCAAAATCATAGGAGTGGAACCATCAGCGGCGGCAAGTATGAAAAAAGCCATGGAAAAAGGCAAGCCCGTTCTTCTTGAAAAAATAAGCAGGTTTGTAGATGGTGCGGCAGTTCAGCAGGTGGGTGCCATCACTTTTGAACTGTGTAAGAATGCCTTATTTGATATGGTGACCGTAGATGAAGGCCTGGTATGCGAAACGATCTTATCGCTTTACAACAAAGATGCCATTGTAGCAGAGCCTGCGGGAGCACTCTCAGTAGCCGCTTTGGAAAAGTACAGAGACGAGATAAAAGGTAAAAATGTAGTATGCATCATCAGTGGAAGCAATAATGATATCACCCGTATGGAAGAAATCAAGGAAAAAGCTTTGCTGTATGCCGGCCTGAAGCATTATTTCCTGGTCAGATTTCCCCAGCGTCCCGGTGCGCTGAAAACTTTTGTGATGGAAGTGCTGGGGCCCGATGATGACATTACGTATTTTGAGTACACCCAAAAAAACTCAAAAGAAAAGGGAATTGCTGTGGTAGGAATTGCATTGAAACAGAACAGAGATTTCAGTCCGTTGATCAGTAAAATGAAACAATATGATTTTTTTGTCAATTACCTGAACAATGATCCGTCTCTGATGAACCTGCTTATTTAG
- a CDS encoding DUF1599 domain-containing protein — MLKTSVQFGEVISQCRDLFSKKLQDYGAAWRVLRPSSITDQIYIKVNRIRTLQMTDKKMVDESEEDEFVAIVNYSIIGLIQLEKGLANDFNENKEEILSLYDKYSGEAKALMERKNHDYGEAWRDMRISSITDLIYQKVLRTKQIEDNQGKTIVSEGLDANYFDMLNYAVFCLIKFSEKNNQFEPKTI, encoded by the coding sequence ATGCTAAAAACATCAGTACAATTCGGGGAAGTTATCAGTCAGTGCCGTGATCTTTTCAGTAAAAAATTACAGGATTACGGTGCGGCATGGAGGGTTTTAAGGCCGAGTTCCATAACGGATCAGATTTACATCAAAGTCAACAGAATCCGTACGCTGCAGATGACCGATAAAAAGATGGTGGATGAAAGTGAAGAAGATGAATTCGTCGCCATTGTCAACTATTCTATCATTGGACTTATTCAGCTTGAAAAGGGGCTTGCCAATGACTTTAATGAAAATAAGGAAGAAATTTTAAGCCTGTACGATAAATATTCCGGTGAAGCCAAGGCTTTAATGGAAAGAAAAAATCATGATTACGGTGAGGCATGGAGGGATATGAGAATTTCATCCATCACAGATCTTATTTATCAAAAAGTACTGAGAACCAAACAGATTGAAGACAACCAGGGGAAAACCATCGTTTCTGAAGGTCTTGATGCCAACTATTTCGATATGCTGAACTATGCCGTTTTCTGTCTGATTAAATTCTCTGAAAAAAACAATCAATTCGAACCCAAAACTATTTAA
- the ilvD gene encoding dihydroxy-acid dehydratase yields MLNKYSKTFTQNSEQPAAKAMLYGIGFTEEDMHKAQVGIASMGYDGNTCNMHLNDLAKMVKKGTWSHGLAGLIFNTIGVSDGMSNGTEGMRYSLVSRDVIADSIEAICGAQYYDGLIALPGCDKNMPGTIMAMGRLNRPSIMVYGGTIAPGCYKGEQLNIVSAFEALGKKIAGEISEEDFDGVVKNSCPGAGACGGMYTANTMASAIEALGMSLPYSSSNPALSKEKQEECHEAGKYLKILLEKDIKPSDIMTRKAFENALRLIVILGGSTNAVLHFIAMAKSVGVQVTQDDFQKMSDCTPVLADLKPSGKYLMQDLHEHGGTPAVMKYLLQEGLLHGECLTVTGKTLAENLENVPDLDFNTQKIIKPLSEPVKETGHLRILYGNLAEKGSVAKITGKEGERFAGKARVFDGEKNLIRGIQDGTVQKGDVIVIRNEGPKGAPGMPEMLKPTSALIGAGLGSSVALITDGRFSGGTHGFVVGHISPEAYEGGLIAFVENDDLIEIDAVNNTIQLKVSEEEIKKRKQGWQKPSLKVQKGLLYKYALTVSSAAEGCVTDEIS; encoded by the coding sequence ATGTTAAATAAATATTCAAAAACATTTACACAGAACAGCGAACAGCCCGCCGCAAAAGCCATGTTATACGGGATAGGTTTTACAGAAGAAGATATGCATAAAGCCCAGGTCGGAATTGCAAGCATGGGCTATGACGGGAATACCTGTAATATGCATCTTAACGATCTGGCAAAAATGGTCAAAAAAGGAACCTGGAGTCATGGCCTGGCCGGATTGATATTCAATACAATCGGTGTAAGTGACGGGATGAGCAACGGGACAGAAGGAATGCGCTATTCTTTAGTAAGCCGTGATGTGATCGCCGACAGCATTGAAGCGATCTGCGGAGCACAATACTACGACGGTCTTATCGCACTGCCGGGATGTGACAAAAATATGCCGGGAACCATTATGGCCATGGGAAGACTGAACAGACCTTCCATCATGGTATATGGCGGAACCATTGCTCCGGGATGCTATAAAGGAGAACAGCTCAATATTGTTTCTGCTTTTGAAGCTTTAGGTAAAAAAATCGCGGGCGAGATTTCTGAGGAAGATTTTGATGGCGTTGTAAAAAATTCATGCCCGGGTGCAGGAGCCTGTGGCGGAATGTACACTGCCAATACAATGGCTTCAGCAATAGAAGCGTTGGGGATGAGTCTGCCATATTCCTCTTCCAATCCTGCTTTAAGCAAAGAAAAACAGGAAGAATGCCATGAAGCAGGAAAATACTTGAAAATATTATTGGAAAAAGATATCAAACCCTCCGATATCATGACCCGTAAAGCTTTTGAAAATGCATTACGGCTGATTGTAATCCTCGGAGGAAGTACCAATGCTGTCCTGCATTTTATAGCGATGGCTAAAAGTGTAGGAGTACAGGTTACCCAGGATGATTTTCAAAAGATGAGCGACTGTACACCGGTTCTGGCAGATCTTAAACCCAGCGGAAAATACCTGATGCAGGACCTTCATGAGCATGGTGGAACCCCTGCGGTGATGAAATACCTTTTACAGGAAGGACTTCTGCACGGTGAATGCCTTACAGTGACAGGAAAAACATTGGCAGAAAATCTGGAAAATGTTCCGGATCTGGATTTCAATACGCAGAAAATTATAAAACCTCTTTCAGAGCCGGTAAAAGAGACCGGACATTTGAGAATACTGTATGGCAATCTTGCCGAAAAAGGAAGTGTAGCTAAAATTACAGGGAAAGAAGGAGAACGTTTTGCCGGAAAAGCCCGGGTATTTGACGGCGAGAAAAATCTCATCAGGGGAATTCAGGATGGAACCGTACAGAAAGGTGACGTCATTGTCATCCGCAATGAAGGCCCGAAAGGAGCTCCGGGAATGCCGGAAATGCTGAAACCTACCAGCGCTTTGATAGGAGCAGGGCTGGGAAGCAGTGTTGCCCTGATCACAGATGGCCGGTTCAGTGGAGGAACCCATGGCTTCGTAGTGGGACATATCAGCCCTGAAGCTTATGAAGGAGGCTTGATTGCTTTTGTAGAAAATGATGACCTTATCGAAATAGATGCTGTCAACAATACCATACAGCTTAAAGTTTCAGAAGAAGAAATCAAAAAACGAAAACAGGGCTGGCAAAAACCTTCACTGAAAGTACAGAAAGGATTACTCTATAAATATGCATTAACCGTATCATCAGCTGCTGAAGGCTGTGTAACGGATGAAATCTCATAA
- the ilvC gene encoding ketol-acid reductoisomerase — MAKLNFGGVEENVVTREEFPLKKAQEVLKDEVVAVIGYGVQGPGQALNQKDNGINVIVGQRKNSKSWDKAVADGFVPGETLFEIEEALQKGTIICYLLSDAAQIEYWPKVKQHLTPGKALYFSHGFGITFNERTGIVPPADVDVFLVAPKGSGTSLRRMFLQNRGLNSSFAVYQDATGKARDRVTALGIAIGSGYLFETDFKKEVYSDLAGERGTLMGAVQGIFAAQYDVLRKNGHSPSEAFNETVEELTQSLMPLVAENGMDWMYANCSTTAQRGALDWWKRFRDATSPLFEELYDNVAKGNEAQRSIDSNSKPDYREKLEAELTELRESEMWKAGKTVRSLRPENN, encoded by the coding sequence ATGGCAAAATTGAATTTTGGAGGAGTAGAGGAAAACGTAGTAACAAGAGAAGAATTTCCATTAAAAAAAGCACAGGAAGTATTAAAAGATGAGGTGGTAGCTGTGATCGGCTATGGAGTACAGGGACCAGGGCAGGCACTGAATCAGAAAGATAACGGGATCAATGTCATTGTAGGGCAGAGAAAAAATTCAAAATCGTGGGACAAGGCTGTAGCAGACGGGTTTGTACCAGGCGAAACCCTGTTTGAAATTGAAGAGGCCCTGCAGAAAGGAACCATTATCTGCTACCTTTTGAGTGATGCTGCGCAGATCGAATACTGGCCAAAGGTAAAACAGCATCTTACCCCGGGGAAAGCACTGTATTTTTCCCACGGTTTCGGAATAACCTTTAACGAACGTACGGGGATTGTACCTCCGGCAGATGTGGATGTATTTCTGGTAGCACCTAAAGGATCAGGAACCTCACTGAGGAGAATGTTTCTTCAGAACAGAGGGCTGAACAGCAGTTTTGCCGTATATCAGGATGCTACAGGTAAAGCCAGGGACAGGGTAACTGCATTGGGAATAGCCATTGGAAGCGGTTATCTGTTTGAAACGGATTTTAAAAAAGAAGTATACAGTGATCTTGCAGGGGAAAGAGGAACCCTGATGGGCGCTGTACAGGGAATATTTGCTGCACAATATGATGTTTTGAGGAAAAACGGCCACAGCCCGTCCGAAGCCTTTAACGAAACCGTAGAAGAACTTACCCAATCATTAATGCCGCTAGTGGCTGAAAACGGTATGGACTGGATGTATGCCAACTGCAGTACAACCGCACAAAGAGGCGCCCTGGACTGGTGGAAACGCTTCAGAGATGCTACTTCTCCTTTATTTGAAGAACTGTATGATAATGTGGCAAAAGGGAATGAAGCCCAACGTTCTATCGACAGCAACAGCAAACCTGATTACAGAGAAAAGCTGGAAGCTGAACTGACAGAGCTGAGAGAAAGCGAAATGTGGAAAGCAGGAAAAACCGTACGAAGCCTCAGACCGGAAAACAATTAA
- a CDS encoding ACT domain-containing protein, whose product MRTEHKEYTITAYTEDYLGLISRINAIFSRRRISMVTFNVGPSETERVKKFVIVIRETEESVQKITRQMEKQVDVLEVHYHKNPYFTAIEFAN is encoded by the coding sequence ATGAGAACAGAACATAAAGAATATACCATTACGGCTTATACAGAAGACTATCTAGGACTGATCAGCAGGATCAATGCCATTTTTTCAAGAAGAAGAATTTCCATGGTGACCTTTAATGTGGGACCTTCTGAAACGGAACGTGTGAAAAAATTTGTCATCGTGATCCGGGAAACGGAAGAATCGGTACAGAAAATTACCAGACAAATGGAAAAACAGGTGGATGTACTGGAAGTGCATTATCATAAAAATCCATATTTCACGGCAATAGAGTTTGCCAACTAA
- a CDS encoding BT_3928 family protein gives MIKGLLRFIIAVIFILSGFVKAVDLVGFSFKMEEYFSPAVFNMPFFEKFALLFSIIVVVLELFLGFMLLLKLKLKFTLSFLIALCVFFGFLTFYSAYFNVVTDCGCFGDAIKFTPWQSFFKDVALLAGLILLFVMYRKEFRKKDEYGVSRKESSSKLKYALLGIFSLVMIYIMAQGIMHEPIIDFRDYKIGTDIRGEKLKISKNPSEYKTFYSLKNQKTGEVIRINQDDYIKETKYWEEGSPWKIEEGKNESVLTKEGYKSEIVKFKIENPSGMELTEEIINAPKAVLVFSYHPKEVPAELLQKVEAKVNTQKGALIYGISTDPNTFKTIKNAMMDGTAIKTIARSNPFVLILEKGKIIDKQPAKDYVK, from the coding sequence ATGATCAAAGGTTTATTACGCTTTATTATTGCAGTTATTTTCATCCTTTCAGGCTTTGTAAAAGCTGTGGATCTGGTAGGATTTTCTTTCAAAATGGAGGAATATTTTTCTCCTGCGGTCTTTAATATGCCGTTTTTTGAAAAATTTGCCCTGCTGTTTTCAATCATTGTAGTGGTGCTTGAGCTTTTCCTCGGGTTTATGCTGCTGCTGAAATTAAAGCTTAAATTTACCTTATCATTTTTAATCGCTCTCTGTGTATTCTTCGGATTTCTTACTTTTTATTCGGCTTACTTCAATGTGGTAACGGATTGCGGATGTTTCGGCGATGCGATCAAATTCACACCATGGCAGAGCTTTTTCAAAGATGTGGCTCTTTTAGCAGGGCTTATCCTTCTGTTTGTAATGTATAGAAAAGAGTTCCGTAAAAAGGACGAATACGGAGTGAGCAGAAAAGAGTCTTCCAGCAAATTGAAATATGCTCTTCTGGGTATTTTTTCATTGGTCATGATTTACATTATGGCTCAGGGCATTATGCATGAACCGATCATTGATTTCCGTGATTACAAAATAGGAACCGACATCAGAGGAGAAAAGCTGAAAATAAGTAAAAACCCTTCTGAATATAAGACCTTTTATTCTCTGAAAAATCAGAAAACCGGGGAAGTTATCAGAATCAATCAGGATGATTATATCAAAGAAACAAAATACTGGGAAGAAGGATCGCCATGGAAAATTGAAGAAGGAAAAAATGAATCTGTACTGACGAAAGAAGGTTACAAATCTGAGATCGTAAAATTTAAAATTGAAAATCCTTCAGGAATGGAACTTACGGAAGAGATCATTAATGCGCCAAAAGCCGTATTGGTTTTTTCCTACCATCCAAAAGAGGTTCCGGCTGAACTGCTTCAAAAAGTGGAGGCCAAAGTAAACACGCAGAAAGGAGCATTAATCTATGGAATTTCTACAGACCCGAATACTTTTAAAACAATCAAAAATGCCATGATGGACGGAACTGCCATCAAAACAATAGCAAGAAGCAACCCGTTTGTTCTGATCCTGGAAAAGGGTAAAATCATTGACAAGCAGCCTGCTAAAGATTACGTTAAATAA
- the folP gene encoding dihydropteroate synthase: MLSNSSTLPHSDSPTYSINCNGRLVQLDTPKIMGILNLTPDSFSDGGKFNNENAALKQTEKLLKDGAEIIDIGPQSTRPHAKFLSSEEEINRIGNVISGIKKEFPEALISLDTFYAATVRFGFSEGIDIVNDISGGQYDTEMFDTVAETKLPYILMHINPSYETMHEKIKFEDITLEVNRYFSGKVNLLREKGVKDIILDPGFGFGKTVEDQMKMISEVEYLGFGRLPLLIGISRKSFIYKPLGKSPLDINEETQKLHLKVLEQGAKILRVHDVAEAKETLTHFLLKK, translated from the coding sequence ATGCTCTCCAACTCTTCAACTCTCCCACACTCAGACTCTCCAACCTATTCAATCAACTGCAATGGCCGCCTGGTACAGCTAGACACTCCAAAGATCATGGGAATTCTCAACCTTACTCCCGATTCTTTCTCTGACGGCGGAAAATTCAATAATGAAAATGCGGCATTGAAGCAGACCGAAAAACTTCTGAAAGATGGAGCTGAAATCATTGATATCGGTCCGCAGTCTACACGCCCCCATGCCAAATTTCTCAGCAGTGAAGAAGAAATAAACAGGATTGGAAATGTCATTTCCGGAATCAAAAAAGAATTTCCGGAAGCGTTGATATCGCTGGATACTTTTTATGCTGCTACTGTCAGGTTTGGGTTCAGTGAAGGAATCGATATCGTTAATGATATTTCAGGGGGGCAGTATGATACGGAAATGTTTGATACAGTGGCGGAAACAAAGCTTCCCTATATCCTTATGCACATCAATCCGTCTTATGAAACCATGCATGAGAAGATAAAATTTGAAGACATTACGCTGGAGGTCAATCGTTACTTTTCCGGGAAGGTGAATCTGCTTCGGGAAAAAGGAGTCAAAGACATTATTCTTGACCCCGGTTTCGGCTTTGGAAAAACCGTAGAAGACCAGATGAAAATGATCAGTGAAGTGGAATACCTTGGATTTGGAAGATTACCTTTACTCATAGGGATTTCAAGAAAATCATTTATCTATAAACCGCTTGGGAAATCACCGCTGGATATCAATGAAGAAACCCAGAAACTTCACCTGAAAGTATTGGAACAGGGAGCTAAAATTTTAAGAGTTCATGACGTCGCTGAAGCAAAGGAAACACTTACTCACTTTTTGTTAAAAAAATAA